A stretch of Oryza brachyantha chromosome 4, ObraRS2, whole genome shotgun sequence DNA encodes these proteins:
- the LOC102712524 gene encoding galactose mutarotase-like has product MMAGARLSLALLCLVAAALTGGAGATRKMVGVYVLRKGDFSVKITNWGATIMSVVLPDSKGNLADVVLGKDTIAEYVNDTSYFGPVNGRVAQRIARGRFVLDGKVYHTYINDGKNAIHGGHRGFSKVIWTVKEYVGGGDSPYITLYYHSFDGEQGFPGDLDAYVTYQLSSPYVLAVRMNATALNKATPVNFLQHTYWNLGGQGSGDVLGHTLQLSASRYTPLDEELLPSSGVVAPVAGTPYDFRAPTPIGARIRQVMGGRIAGYDINYVIDGDAHGMRKVAAARDGASGRALELWANQPAMQLYTGNWLNNTKGKDGKVYGQYGGFCLETQGYVDAVNHPEFPSMTVRPGQVYKHDMVFKFSF; this is encoded by the exons ATGATGGCTGGAGCTCGGCTGTCCCTCGCGCTCCTCTGCCTGGTGGCCGccgcgctcaccggcggcgccggtgcgaCGAGGAAGATGGTCGGCGTCTACGTGCTCAGGAAGGGGGATTTCTCCGTCAAGATCACCAACTGGGGAGCCACCATCATGTCGGTCGTCCTCCCCGATTCCAAAG GGAATCTGGCTGATGTTGTGCTTGGCAAAGACACCATTGCTGAATATGTC AACGACACTTCTTACTTCGGGCCGGTGAACGGACGCGTCGCGCAGAGGATAGCCAGGGGCCGGTTCGTCCTCGACGGCAAGGTGTACCACACGTACATCAACGACGGCAAGAACGCGATTCATG GTGGTCATAGAGGGTTCAGCAAAGTCATATGGACGGTGAAGGAgtacgtcggcggcggcgactcgccGTACATCACCTTGTACTACCACAGCTTCGACGGAGAGCAAG GATTCCCCGGAGACCTGGACGCGTACGTGACGTACCAGCTGTCGAGCCCGTACGTGCTGGCGGTGCGCATGAACGCGACGGCGCTGAACAAGGCGACGCCGGTGAACTTCCTGCAGCACACGTACTGGAACCTTGGCGGGCAGGGCAGCGGCGACGTGCTGGGCCACACGCTGCAGCTGTCGGCGTCGCGGTACACCCCGCTGGACGAGGAGCTCCTCCCGTCGTCGGGCGTCGtcgcgcccgtcgccggcacgCCCTACGACTTCCGGGCGCCGACGCCCATCGGCGCCCGCATCCGGCAGGTGATGGGCGGGCGCATCGCCGGGTACGACATCAACTACGTgatcgacggcgacgcgcacGGCATGCGGAAGGTGGCCGCCGCGCGGGACGGCGCGTCCGGCCGCGCGCTGGAGCTGTGGGCGAACCAGCCGGCCATGCAGCTCTACACCGGCAACTGGCTCAACAACACCAAGGGCAAGGACGGCAAGGTGTACGGGCAGTACGGCGGGTTCTGCCTCGAGACGCAGGGCTACGTGGACGCCGTGAACCACCCGGAGTTCCCCTCGATGACGGTCAGGCCCGGCCAGGTGTACAAGCACGACATGGTCTTCAAGTTCTCCTTCTAA
- the LOC102712247 gene encoding uncharacterized protein LOC102712247, whose translation MGSIQRQDSFDENGDLINLADDVVLEAPTLTSEEMERARREALEILRNNSPEEAFRIFTQGLTGQEVQSPVVGNASTNQAVANVPPPKAGDGKTAPPPPSS comes from the exons ATGGGCTCAATCCAGAGGCAGGACTCCTTTGATGAGAACGGCGACTTGATCAACCTCGCCGACGATGTCGTTCTGGAGGCGCCTACTCTCACCAGCGAGGAGATGGAACGTGCCAGG AGGGAAGCTCTGGAGATACTGAGAAACAACTCCCCTGAAGAGGCTTTCAGGATTTTCACCCAG GGTTTAACAGGGCAGGAGGTTCAGAGCCCCGTGGTGGGCAACGCTAGTACCAATCAGGCCGTGGCGAACGTCCCTCCTCCCAAGGCCGGCGACGGCAAAaccgcaccgcctcccccgAGCAGCTGA
- the LOC102711966 gene encoding pectinesterase-like, whose amino-acid sequence MAQKFLLGGVGAILVVAVVVGVVATVTRSGNKAGDNFTVPGEASLATSGKSVKSLCAPTLYKESCEKTLTTASNGTENPREVFTAVAKVALESIKSAVERSKDIGSAKSSDPMTEGAREDCKELLEDSVDDLRGMVEMAGGDVKVLFSRSDDLEHWLTGVMTFMDTCADGFTDEKLKADMQQVLRNASELSSNALAITNSLGAIFKKLDLDMFKGDSLTRRSLLAEQEMVGGFPSWMKAPDRKLLASGDRNRPQPNAVVAKDGSGQFKSIQEAVNAMPKGHPGRYVIYVKTGLYDEIVMVPKDKVNIFMYGDGPKSSRVTGRKSFADGITTMKTATFSIEAAGFICKNMGFHNTAGAERHQAVALRVQGDLAAFYNCRFDAFQDTLYVHARRQFFRNCVISGTIDFIFGNSAAVFQNCLIITRRPMDNQQNSVTAHGRTDPNMKSGLVIQNCRLVPDQKLFPDRFKIPSYLGRPWKEYSRLVIMESTIADFIKPEGYMPWNGDFALNTLYYAEYNNRGPGAGTSKRVNWKGFRVIGQKEAEQFTTGPFVDGATWLKFTGTPHFLGFKV is encoded by the coding sequence ATGGCGCAGAAGTTTCTCCTCGGGGGCGTGGGGGCgatcctcgtcgtcgcggtcgtcgtcggggTGGTCGCCACGGTGACCCGCTCCGGCAACAAGGCCGGGGACAACTTCACCGTCCCGGGGGAGGCCTCCCTCGCCACCTCCGGCAAGTCCGTCAAGTCCCTGTGCGCGCCCACGCTGTACAAGGAGTCGTGCGAGAAGACGCTCACCACGGCCTCCAATGGCACCGAGAACCCCCGCGAGGTGTTCACGGCCGTCGCCAAGGTGGCGCTCGAGTCGATCAAgtcggcggtggagaggtCCAAGGACATCGGCAGCGCCAAGTCGAGCGACCCCATGACGGAGGGCGCGCGCGAGGACTGCAAGGAGCTCCTTGAGGACTCGGTGGACGACCTCAGAGGCATGGTCGAGATGGCCGGCGGGGACGTCAAGGTGCTGTTCAGCCGCTCCGACGACCTCGAGCACTGGCTCACCGGCGTCATGACCTTCATGGACACCTGCGCCGACGGGTTCACCGACGAGAAGCTCAAGGCCGACATGCAGCAGGTGCTGCGGAATGCCAGCGAGCTCAGCAGCAACGCGCTCGCCATCACCAACAGCCTCGGCGCCATCTTCAAGAAGCTCGACCTCGACATGTTCAAGGGTGACTCGCTCACGCGCCGGAGCCTTCTGGCGGAGCAGGAAATGGTGGGCGGCTTCCCGTCGTGGATGAAGGCGCCCGACAGGAAGCTGCTCGCCTCCGGCGACCGCAACCGGCCGCAGCCCAACGCGGTGGTGGCCAAGGACGGGAGTGGCCAGTTCAAGTCCATCCAGGAGGCCGTGAACGCGATGCCCAAGGGCCACCCGGGCCGGTACGTCATCTACGTGAAGACCGGGCTGTACGACGAGATCGTCATGGTCCCCAAGGACAAGGTCAACATCTTCATGTACGGCGACGGGCCCAAGAGCAGCCGCGTCACCGGCCGCAAGAGCTTCGCCGACGGCATCACCACCATGAAGACGGCCACCTTCTCCATCGAGGCGGCCGGGTTCATCTGCAAGAACATGGGGTTCCACAACACGGCCGGCGCGGAGCGCCACCAGGCGGTGGCGCTGCGCGTGCAGGGCGACCTCGCGGCCTTCTACAACTGCCGGTTCGACGCGTTCCAGGACACGCTGTACGTGCACGCCAGGCGCCAGTTCTTCCGCAACTGCGTCATCTCCGGCACCATCGACTTCATCTTCGGAAACTCCGCTGCCGTGTTCCAGAACTGCCTCATCATCACCCGCCGCCCGATGGACAACCAGCAGAACTCGGTGACGGCGCACGGCCGCACCGACCCCAACATGAAGTCCGGCCTCGTCATCCAGAACTGCCGCCTCGTCCCCGACCAGAAGCTCTTCCCCGACAGGTTCAAGATCCCGTCCTACCTCGGCCGGCCATGGAAGGAGTACTCCCGCCTCGTCATCATGGAGAGCACCATCGCCGACTTCATCAAGCCGGAAGGGTACATGCCCTGGAACGGCGACTTCGCGCTCAACACGCTCTACTACGCCGAGTACAACAACCgcggccccggcgccggcaccaGCAAGCGCGTCAACTGGAAGGGATTCCGGGTCATCGGCCAGAAGGAGGCCGAGCAGTTCACCACCGGGCCGTTCGTCGACGGCGCGACGTGGCTCAAGTTCACCGGCACGCCGCACTTCCTCGGCTTCAAGGTCTAA
- the LOC102711691 gene encoding ABC transporter B family member 19, with protein MAEETGSCGGGGGCEAVKKRVDQSVAFHELFGFADPLDWLLMAAGSAGAVVHGAAMPVFFLLFGELINGFGKNQHSLRRMTDEVSKYSLYFVYLGLVVCASSYLEIACWMYTGERQVGALRRRYLEAVLRQDVGFFDTDARTGDVVFSVSTDTLLVQDAIGEKVGNFIHYLSTFLAGLVVGFVSAWRLALLSIAVIPGIAFAGGLYAYTLTGLTSKSRESYANAGIIAEQAIAQVRTVYSYVGESKALNSYSEAIQNTLKLGYKAGMAKGLGIGCTYGIACMSWALVFWYAGVFIRNGQTDGGKAFTAIFSAIVGGLSLGQSFSNLGAFSKGKIAGYKLLEVIRQRPTIVQDPADGRCLDEVHGNIEFKEVAFSYPSRPDVMIFRDFSLFFPAGKTAAVVGGSGSGKSTVVALIERFYDPNQGQVLLDNVDIKTLQLKWLRDQIGLVNQEPALFATTILENILYGKPDATMAEVEAAATSANAHSFIALLPNGYNTQVGERGLQLSGGQKQRIAIARAMLKNPKILLLDEATSALDAGSENIVQEALDRLMVGRTTVVVAHRLSTIRCVDMIAVIQQGQVVETGTHDELLAKGSSGAYAALIRFQEMARNRDFRGPSTRKSRSSRLSNSLSTRSLSLRSGSLRNLSYSYSTGADGRIEMVSNADNDRKYPAPKGYFFKLLKLNAPEWPYTILGAIGSILSGFIGPTFAIVMSNMIEVFYFRDPNAMERKTREYVFIYIGTGLYAVVAYLVQHYFFSIMGENLTTRVRRMMLAAILRNDVGWFDQEENNSSLVAARLSTDAADVKSAIAERISVILQNMTSLLVSFVVGFIIEWRVAILILVTFPLLVLANFAQQLSMKGFAGDTAKAHAKTSMIAGEGVSNIRTVAAFNAQDKVLSLFCTELRVPQMHSLRRSQISGALFGLSQLSLYASEALILWYGAHLVRHHVSTFSKVIKVFVVLVITANTVAETVSLAPEIVRGGESIRSVFAILNYRTRIDPDEPDTEPVESVRGDIDFRHVDFAYPSRPDVMVFKDFSLRIRAGQSQALVGASGSGKSTVIALIERFYDPLAGKVMIDGKDIRRLNVRQLRLKIGLVQQEPVLFATSIMENIAYGKDGATEEEVVEAAKVANMHGFVSALPEGYKTPVGERGVQLSGGQKQRIAIARAVLKDPAVLLLDEATSALDAESECVLQEALERIMKGRTAVLVAHRLSTIRGVDSIAVVQDGRVVEQGSHGELVSRPDGAYSRLLQLQLHHG; from the exons atggcggaggAGACGGGGAgctgcggaggcggcgggggatGCGAGGCGGTGAAGAAGAGGGTGGACCAGAGCGTGGCGTTCCATGAGCTGTTCGGCTTCGCGGACCCGCTGGACTGGCTGCTCATGGCGGCGGGGAgcgccggcgcggtggtgcacggcgccgccatgccggtgttcttcctcctcttcggcGAGCTCATCAACGGATTCGGCAAGAACCAGCATAGCCTCCGCCGGATGACCGACGAGGTGTCCAAG TACTCGCTCTACTTCGTCTACCTTGGTCTCGTGGTGTGCGCCTCATCTTACCTTG AGATCGCGTGCTGGATGTACACGGGGGAGCGCCAAGTGGgcgcgctgcggcggcggtacCTGGAGGCCGTGCTGCGCCAGGACGTAGGCTTCTTCGACACCGACGCGCGCACCGGCGACGTCGTCTTCAGCGTCTCCACCGACACGCTCCTCGTCCAGGACGCCATCGGCGAGAAG GTCGGCAACTTCATCCACTACCTATCGACGTTCCTGGCGGGCCTCGTCGTCGGGTTCGTCTCCGCCTGGCGGCTCGCGCTGCTCAGCATCGCCGTCATCCCGGGAATCGCCTTCGCTGGCGGGCTGTACGCGTACACCCTCACCGGCCTCACGTCCAAGAGCCGCGAATCGTACGCCAACGCCGGAATCATAGCCGAGCAG GCGATTGCCCAAGTGAGGACGGTGTACTCCTATGTGGGGGAGTCCAAGGCCCTCAACTCGTACTCTGAGGCCATTCAGAACACATTGAAGCTGGGGTACAAAGCAGGGATGGCCAAGGGGCTTGGCATTGGCTGTACTTACGGTATCGCCTGCATGTCATGGGCGCTGGTGTTCTGGTACGCAGGGGTGTTCATCCGGAATGGCCAGACTGATGGCGGAAAGGCATTCACCGCGATTTTCTCTGCAATTGTTGGCGGCCT GAGTTTGGGACAATCGTTCTCGAACCTAGGCGCTTTCAGTAAAGGAAAGATTGCCGGGTACAAGCTATTGGAGGTGATAAGGCAGAGGCCGACCATAGTTCAGGACCCAGCAGATGGAAGGTGCCTGGATGAAGTCCATGGCAACATAGAGTTTAAGGAAGTGGCCTTTAGTTATCCATCCCGTCCGGATGTCATGATATTCCGTGACTTCTCTCTGTTCTTTCCTGCCGGTAAAACGGCAGCTGTTGTTGGTGGTAGTGGATCTGGAAAGAGTACAGTTGTGGCTCTGATTGAAAGGTTTTACGATCCTAATCAGG gtCAAGTATTGCTGGACAATGTGGATATCAAGACACTACAATTGAAATGGCTGAGAGATCAGATTGGTTTGGTGAATCAAGAACCTGCACTCTTTGCGACAACTATTCTTGAAAACATTCTTTACGGCAAACCTGATGCCACAATGGCTGAGGTTGAGGCTGCCGCTACATCTGCCAATGCCCATAGCTTCATTGCTCTCCTTCCTAATGGCTACAACACTCAG GTTGGGGAGAGAGGACTACAACTCTCTGGGGGTCAGAAGCAACGGATTGCCATTGCTCGTGCAATGCTGAAGAATCCGAAGATCCTTCTCTTAGATGAGGCTACTAGTGCACTTGATGCTGGTTCAGAGAATATTGTTCAAGAGGCCCTTGACCGCCTGATGGTCGGCAGGACAACTGTTGTGGTTGCACATAGGCTGTCAACTATACGTTGTGTTGACATGATTGCCGTGATTCAACAAGGGCAGGTTGTTGAGACTGGTACCCATGATGAGCTCCTTGCGAAAGGAAGCTCAGGAGCTTATGCTGCTCTCATTAGATTTCAGGAGATGGCCAGAAACCGTGACTTCCGTGGCCCATCCACCCGCAAGTCCCGGTCATCCCGATTGAGCAATTCGCTGTCCACTCGCTCATTGAGCCTTAGGTCTGGAAGCTTGAGGAACTTAAGCTACTCATACAGCACTGGCGCAGATGGCCGTATTGAGATGGTTTCCAATGCTGACAATGACCGGAAGTACCCAGCGCCTAAGGGTTACTTTTTCAAACTCCTCAAGCTAAATGCGCCGGAGTGGCCCTATACCATACTGGGAGCCATTGGGTCCATCCTATCTGGCTTCATCGGCCCTACCTTTGCTATTGTGATGAGCAACATGATTGAAGTGTTCTATTTCCGGGACCCAAATGCAATGGAGAGGAAGACTAGAGAGTATGTGTTCATCTACATTGGCACTGGGTTGTATGCAGTTGTTGCATATCTCGTTCAGCATTACTTCTTCAGCATCATGGGCGAAAATCTGACCACAAGGGTGCGGAGGATGATGCTAGCTG CTATCTTGAGGAATGACGTGGGGTGGTTTGATCAAGAGGAGAACAACTCAAGCCTTGTGGCGGCACGCCTTTCCACCGACGCAGCGGATGTGAAGTCGGCCATAGCAGAACGGATATCGGTCATCCTGCAGAACATGACCTCTCTTCTCGTGTCCTTTGTGGTGGGCTTCATCATCGAATGGCGGGTGGCTATCCTCATTCTTGTCACGTTCCCTCTCCTTGTCCTTGCCAACTTTGCCCAG CAACTGTCGATGAAAGGATTCGCCGGCGACACGGCCAAGGCGCACGCCAAGACGAGCATGATCGCCGGGGAGGGCGTCAGCAACATCCGCACCGTGGCGGCGTTCAACGCGCAGGACAAGGTCCTGTCCCTCTTCTGCACCGAGCTGCGGGTCCCGCAGATGCACAGCCTGCGGCGGAGCCAGATCTCCGGCGCGCTCTTCGGCCTCTCGCAGCTGTCCCTGTACGCCTCCGAGGCGCTCATACTCTGGTACGGCGCGCACCTCGTCCGACACCATGTGTCCACCTTCTCCAAGGTCATCAAGGTCTTCGTCGTGCTCGTCATCACGGCCAACACCGTCGCCGAGACCGTCAGCCTCGCGCCGGAGAtcgtgcgcggcggcgagtcCATCCGCTCGGTCTTCGCCATCCTCAACTACAGGACGCGGATTGACCCGGATGAGCCGGACACCGAGCCGGTCGAGTCCGTCCGCGGCGACATCGACTTCCGGCACGTCGACTTCGCCTACCCGTCGCGCCCCGACGTGATGGTCTTCAAGGACTTCAGCCTGAGGATCCGAGCTGGGCAGAGCCAGGCGCTCGTCGGAGCGAGCGGTTCAGGGAAGAGCACCGTCATTGCCCTCATCGAGCGGTTCTACGACCCTCTCGCCGGGAAGGTTATGATCGACGGCAAGGACATCCGGCGGCTGAACGTGAGGCAACTGCGTCTCAAGATCGGGCTGGTGCAGCAGGAGCCCGTGCTGTTCGCCACCAGCATCATGGAGAACATCGCCTACGGCAAggacggcgcgacggaggaggaggtggtcgaGGCCGCCAAGGTGGCCAACATGCACGGCTTCGTCAGCGCGCTCCCGGAGGGCTACAAGACCCCcgtcggcgagcgcggggTGCAGCTCTCCGGCGGGCAGAAGCAGCGGATCGCCATCGCTCGCGCCGTGCTCAAGGACCCCGCCGTGCTCCTGCTGGACGAGGCGACGAGCGCGCTGGACGCCGAGTCCGAGTGCGTGCTCCAGGAGGCGCTGGAGCGCATCATGAAGGGCCGGACGGCGGTGCTGGTGGCGCACCGGCTGTCGACGATCCGGGGCGTCGACTCCATCGCCGTGGTGCAGGACGGGCGCGTGGTCGAGCAGGGCAGCCACGGCGAGCTCGTATCGCGGCCCGACGGCGCCTACTCGCGGCTGCTACAGCTGCAGCTACACCATGGCTGA